In the Leptospira limi genome, one interval contains:
- a CDS encoding acylneuraminate cytidylyltransferase family protein, with protein sequence MTIPKILGIIPARGGSKGIPRKNIKQIAGKPLISWTIEAALASQCLTSVIVSTDDAEIAGISKSAGASVPFLRPTDLATDHSPGTDPVMHALDFFPEMDYILLLQPTSPLRTNYDIDACIRFAMENHSKSVVSVCESQENPFWMFYMNESFKMSKLLDREEFSRRQDSPKTFSLNGSLYFSEVKYFREKKKFITEDTLAFLMSKERSVDIDDMIDWKLAETLLLERK encoded by the coding sequence GTGACAATTCCAAAAATACTTGGAATAATTCCGGCACGTGGTGGTTCCAAGGGAATTCCAAGGAAAAACATAAAACAGATTGCAGGAAAACCTTTAATTTCTTGGACTATTGAGGCAGCCTTGGCTTCACAGTGTTTAACATCTGTTATTGTTTCCACTGATGATGCAGAAATTGCAGGAATTTCAAAAAGTGCCGGAGCTTCTGTTCCTTTCCTTCGTCCAACTGATTTAGCAACAGACCATTCTCCTGGGACAGATCCAGTAATGCATGCTCTAGATTTTTTTCCGGAAATGGATTATATCCTTCTGTTACAACCGACTTCGCCCCTTCGAACCAATTATGATATCGATGCTTGCATTCGCTTTGCTATGGAGAATCACTCAAAATCAGTAGTTTCTGTTTGTGAGTCACAAGAAAACCCTTTTTGGATGTTTTATATGAACGAATCATTTAAGATGTCTAAACTTTTGGATAGGGAAGAATTCTCACGTAGACAAGATAGTCCAAAAACTTTTTCATTAAACGGTTCATTGTATTTTTCTGAAGTAAAATACTTTCGTGAAAAGAAAAAATTTATAACAGAAGACACTTTGGCTTTTCTGATGAGTAAGGAAAGGTCAGTGGATATTGATGATATGATAGATTGGAAATTGGCTGAAACTTTACTTTTGGAAAGAAAATA